In the genome of Primulina eburnea isolate SZY01 chromosome 13, ASM2296580v1, whole genome shotgun sequence, the window AAAATAAAATCACCTAATTGGACAtttatttcaaaatctttttTCTTGCAGGCTACAAACTATCACAATAAACTTATGGGATGATCTCGCACTGAATGAAGGACAACTTCTAAAAGAAAATCGTATTCAAAACTCAATCGTGGCCTTCTGCAATCTTAAAATGAGTGTATATCATGGTATTgtcataaaataattatatttttcttgtgttataaacataaataatttggCCAGCCTCTTCTAAATAAACCAGGATTTCCTCAGTTGCAATGAACATTCACTACGGGAATGCTGCTAAACCCAAAATGTAACGAAACAGAAAGAATAAACTTATGGTACGTACAAGATCCTCATTCCTTTTTTCATTAAGAGTTATTTTCTGCTATTAAACAACTTTTGTTGGCATAGGTTGGAACATATTGTGGGAAAACAAAGTTTGAATATATTATGGGCGGCAAAACAATCAAAGATTGTGAGGAAATCAAACTAGAGCAATTGATggataaaaatatttctttgacaCAGGTACAAGAAATATTACAACTCGGTATATGATTTccaaaataaatttacaaaatatGATGTtactaaattatatataaatatgttcATGTAAATGAGATTATGTAATACACATACATACTAAAGTTTTATTCTTTTCTAACAGGACATGCATTACTGCTTTAAGGCAACTATATGTGATATTGAGAATAAATCAAAACCATGGTATGATGCCTGTGCCAGTTGTCTCAAAGCAACCATCCAAACAACGAAAGGAATAAATTGTGCAAATTGCACAAAACAACCAGTTCAAATTATGCAAAGGTATGATTCATATTCTCTTATGTTGTAGTGTTGTTAAAAAATCCTACTTAAACCTTGATGCCATGTGAATTTCTATAGGTATCGGTTAACAATGACAGTGCAAGATAATGACACATCAGGAAGACTTACCTTATTTGAAGATGTTGCCTCAGATTTTATTGGTTGCTCGGTGGATGAATATATTGAATTACTCAATAAGGTATACATAATTGTAATTGTAAATCcttttgtcatatttataattgtttattaaTAAACTTCCCATTGAAACTATATAAAAACAGGAACAGAATGAGACAAAATTTCCCATTGCTCTTGAGAACTCAATCAAGGAAGAGCATGTGTTTCTTTTCAAGATGGATCCAGAAATTGTTAAACAGAAAAAAGAACTGTCTATAGTAGTGGAAGGCTTCCAAAGGCCATTCCTAGATATCTTCGACACCAACCAGCCTGGAAAGCAAGTGTCGGCAACCAGTTTCCATGATCgcaaaagggaaaaaaaaaacagattcACCGAAAACTACAAAAAAGTTAGATGACTTACAAGTTTCAAAGCATGCAACAGATGGAAGTTTTGAAATCGAAGTTGACAAGAAATTTTCTGCATTTAGTCAAAGACGAAGACGTGTATTGAAGCAGAAGTTAAAGTGATTAGCTTGAAAAAATACTAATATAGATAGTGATTAGCGTATAAGAGGAAATATATAGAATATTTCTGAATTATTTGACATCAGTAGCATTATATGATTTATTCCTTTTAAACAAATTTTTGGAATTTTCtaattattagtattaaattaattattcttAAGAAATAAATTGATTTTTTCCAATTGTATGTATTTCTTCGTATTGCACGTGCTTTTTCCTAGTTCATATAAAACTGTcaatcatactcgtgactccacgactcagactagactcaatcctagtctaaggatcccgatttccagacgttgacattccatatcgatcaccagtaatagaagaaactccaattctatccatatcgatatggtatcgataaccagtaatagaagaaactccaattctatccacatcgatagccaaccGTCCG includes:
- the LOC140809374 gene encoding replication protein A 70 kDa DNA-binding subunit B-like isoform X1, whose protein sequence is MVGTYCGKTKFEYIMGGKTIKDCEEIKLEQLMDKNISLTQDMHYCFKATICDIENKSKPWYDACASCLKATIQTTKGINCANCTKQPVQIMQRYRLTMTVQDNDTSGRLTLFEDVASDFIGCSVDEYIELLNKEQNETKFPIALENSIKEEHVFLFKMDPEIVKQKKELSIVVEGFQRPFLDIFDTNQPGKQVSATSFHDRKREKKNRFTENYKKVR
- the LOC140809374 gene encoding replication protein A 70 kDa DNA-binding subunit B-like isoform X2; the encoded protein is MDMHYCFKATICDIENKSKPWYDACASCLKATIQTTKGINCANCTKQPVQIMQRYRLTMTVQDNDTSGRLTLFEDVASDFIGCSVDEYIELLNKEQNETKFPIALENSIKEEHVFLFKMDPEIVKQKKELSIVVEGFQRPFLDIFDTNQPGKQVSATSFHDRKREKKNRFTENYKKVR